One genomic region from Terriglobus aquaticus encodes:
- a CDS encoding YciE/YciF ferroxidase family protein yields MAKIQSVQQLTTVAMSYVLDMEEKIAEAAPKWAEAASDPDLKQLFGKTATKSKEYAQRVEQAFGKLGSQVERNDNHVTAAMLHEVDGMIQNTDAGPIRDSALIVAANQQQLFRVASYGSIESYAKVIGKQDAVSEIKASLEDSKGGDQKFTELAESKINQQAAEAGQQMANA; encoded by the coding sequence ATGGCAAAGATCCAAAGCGTGCAGCAGTTGACCACGGTCGCAATGAGCTATGTGCTCGACATGGAAGAGAAGATTGCGGAGGCCGCGCCCAAGTGGGCCGAAGCCGCGTCCGATCCTGACCTGAAGCAACTGTTCGGCAAGACCGCAACCAAGAGCAAGGAATACGCGCAGCGCGTGGAGCAGGCATTTGGCAAGCTGGGCAGCCAGGTGGAGCGCAATGACAACCACGTGACGGCCGCAATGCTGCACGAGGTGGACGGCATGATCCAGAACACCGATGCCGGTCCCATTCGCGACTCGGCACTGATCGTTGCGGCGAACCAGCAGCAGCTCTTCCGCGTGGCGTCGTACGGTTCCATCGAGAGCTATGCCAAGGTGATCGGAAAGCAGGACGCGGTCAGCGAGATCAAGGCATCGCTGGAAGACAGCAAGGGTGGCGACCAGAAGTTCACGGAACTTGCGGAAAGCAAAATCAACCAACAGGCGGCCGAAGCGGGACAGCAGATGGCGAACGCGTAA
- the msrA gene encoding peptide-methionine (S)-S-oxide reductase MsrA: MGMNAVRSALLACAVLLPLTGCHAAPVAGASAASSAVRKFPLPQHDTPLAKEPLQTAVFAGGCFWGTQSVFERVKGVTATEVGYSGGSKETATYDQVTTETTGHAESVKVTYDPSVITYGGLLRIFFSVAHDPTQLNRQGPDEGTSYRSAIFFSNPQQQGIAKAYIAQLNAAHLFNAPIVTQVTPLNGFYRAEDYHQDYALRNPDNPYIQVCDVPKIKSLKATYPDLFVDYKGE, translated from the coding sequence ATGGGTATGAACGCCGTTCGCTCCGCCCTGCTCGCCTGTGCTGTGCTTCTGCCGCTAACCGGCTGCCATGCCGCGCCCGTTGCAGGCGCATCAGCAGCCAGCTCTGCCGTCCGCAAGTTCCCGCTGCCGCAGCACGACACGCCCTTGGCGAAAGAGCCGCTGCAGACCGCGGTCTTCGCCGGCGGATGCTTCTGGGGCACGCAGTCCGTGTTTGAACGGGTAAAGGGCGTGACGGCAACCGAGGTGGGTTACTCCGGCGGGTCAAAAGAGACCGCGACCTACGACCAGGTGACCACAGAGACGACGGGCCATGCCGAATCGGTGAAGGTGACGTACGATCCGTCCGTCATCACGTACGGCGGTCTGCTGCGCATCTTCTTCTCGGTCGCACACGATCCCACGCAGTTGAACCGGCAGGGGCCGGATGAGGGTACAAGCTACCGCTCGGCCATCTTCTTTTCCAATCCTCAGCAGCAGGGGATCGCGAAGGCCTACATCGCGCAACTGAATGCCGCGCACTTGTTCAACGCGCCGATCGTCACGCAAGTGACCCCGCTGAACGGCTTTTACCGTGCGGAGGACTACCACCAGGACTACGCGCTGCGCAATCCCGACAACCCGTACATCCAGGTATGCGATGTGCCCAAGATCAAGTCGCTGAAAGCGACCTACCCGGATCTGTTTGTGGATTACAAGGGCGAGTAA
- the moaC gene encoding cyclic pyranopterin monophosphate synthase MoaC, with protein sequence MSKKSAAPAGAPTSLSHYNAAGEAYMVDVSAKSATRREAVAEAFVELNAEVLAALPQNPKGNPLEVARFAGIMAAKKTADLIPMCHPLPLSFIDVEATVVHPAELLRTGGGVRIRATAATVAGTGVEMEAMTAASVAALTVYDMTKALDKGIRIREIVLLSKSGGKSGDYRRERD encoded by the coding sequence GTGAGCAAGAAATCCGCAGCACCGGCTGGAGCACCCACAAGCCTGAGCCACTACAACGCCGCGGGCGAGGCCTACATGGTCGACGTGAGCGCGAAGTCCGCCACACGGCGCGAGGCCGTGGCCGAGGCCTTCGTTGAACTCAACGCCGAGGTACTCGCTGCGTTGCCGCAGAACCCCAAGGGCAATCCGCTGGAGGTCGCGCGCTTCGCGGGCATCATGGCTGCCAAGAAAACTGCCGACCTCATCCCCATGTGCCACCCGCTGCCGCTTAGCTTCATCGACGTGGAAGCGACTGTTGTCCACCCTGCCGAGCTGCTGCGCACCGGAGGCGGCGTCCGCATTCGCGCCACCGCCGCGACCGTGGCCGGCACCGGCGTAGAGATGGAGGCCATGACCGCGGCGAGCGTCGCTGCGTTGACCGTGTACGACATGACCAAGGCGCTGGATAAGGGCATTCGTATCCGGGAGATCGTTTTGCTGAGTAAGAGCGGCGGCAAGAGCGGGGACTACCGGCGCGAGCGCGACTGA